The segment GTCTCTTATCTTTTTAGGTTTCCATGAAGATAAACAACTGAAATGTGGATAGCTTATTTGTAGCTTAGTGGTGGTTGTCATCTGGAACGTGCTGGTATCTCCTCTCAGTAGTAGGCGTGGTGTTGGCAGCTGAGAGCCATGAAGGTTGTCCCGGAGAAGAATGCTGTCCGCATCCTTTGGGGTAGGGAACGGGGCACCCAAGCCTTGGGTGCTCAGCGgcttctgcaggagctggtggaggATAAAACTCGATGGATGAAATGGGAGGGCAAGGTAAGGTTGTGGGATAGAGCTGCACAGCTTGATCTTGGAATGGGGGAAGGGAGGCAGGGATTTGAAATAAATTGTCTTGTGATTATACCTTTGATGTGTTACACTTGATATGCTCTCTGGCTCTGTTCAGTTCCTGCAGTGATGTGATACTAGATGTGTTCCTGCAGCGGGTTCCCCTTGTTGTCTGTGTGGCTTACAGTTAAAGTATTATCATATGACTCTTGCAACACTTCCTGCTTTGTTGGCTTTTTCAGAAAGTTGAGTTACCAGACAGTCCACGCTCCACCTTCTTGCTGGCGTTTAGTCCAGACAGGTAATTAACTCCTAGTTCGTTCCTGTTTCAGCAGTCTCCCTACACTTACAAAAGTGATGGAGGCTTGTGCCCATTGATTGAGTTGTCCAGTCCTGAACAGCCGAATGAAACTTCTGGTTCCTGACACGTATGGATGGAATCTGTGCACCTTCCTAATCTCACAGCTTCGAGCATAGTTGGTGTTTAATTTCTGAGGTACCCAGGTGATACAAAATTGTAAGGAAAAATGATCTGTGCAGAAACCATGGGATTTCATAAGAAACTAAAGGGAGTAAAGGATATTTTAATACAACATGCCCAAATGATGTGACACATTCACTGGGATATCTAGGAATAAAGAACAGAGCAGGATGATGTGTGTATTGGAAGCAGAAATGGAGGTGGGATCTCTCATAGCATCACTTGATTTGACAGGGGTTGAGACAGTGTGGAGAGTTGGGAATATTTATTTGCCCCAGACTGTCAGTCAGGAGTGCCTTCTGAGCTGCATGTTCACTCTGACGTTCAAGGTCAAGTTTGTGCTTGCAGATTCAGATGAGCTCATGTTTGCATGGACCCTGAAATCTGGCTCAGAAAGCTTTGTGACATTGGTGCAACAGTAGCCTCTTACCCTTTGAGCTCTgtgtgggagagctgctgggttAAGTGTGAACAGACCCTGTTGAGACGAAGCTAACCATGGTCTAATTTTGCTGTATTCTTCTCATGCTAATGTTTGTCATACCTTCTGCATTCCCAGGACCCTAATGGCTTCCACGCATGTGAACCACAACATCTACATCACAGAAGTGAAAACGGGCAAGTGTGTTCATTCCTTGGTTGGACATCGCCGCACTCCCTGGTGTGTCACCTtccatcccaccatcccaggcctCATTGCTTCAGGATGCCTGGATGGGGAGGTCAGAATTTGGGATTTACATGTAAGTCTTTCCTGAAACATATGTTCCTTTGATATTTGGTGGGTGGTGACTTTTTTTGGCTGAGTTTGTTTTCCAAATGTTACCTGGTAAGAGAGCTGTTTGGAAGCTTTTCTGGGACCTGTGTGTAAAAGCATAGAACAGACCATAGCCATCCTCTTCTCTCTAGAGAGGAGGTGACAGCTCCTTTGTTCAGTCCTGCCAGGTAGGTCATGCTTCTTAGCAGCACCAGTTTTATTGATTGCAATGGTACAGGTAATTCTGGAGAGCATTGTGCAAGGTGCCTGTTTAGCCTTTGTGAGAGACATGCTGTTTGTTATTCCACTGAGCCTATCTGAACTGTTCATtagagaagctgctgctctacCTAGTTTGGTAAATGGCACAGAGACATAACACAtgggcttgttttgttttgtttttaatgagggATTTTTACAGGCTGCTTGAGACACTTATCTACAAAAATGCATCTGTGGTCATTGTTGCAAGTAGCGTTACATTTTAGACCTGGCACAGACCTTGTATAGGAACAGCTGTTGTTGCCAAGGGAGCGCCTCACCTGCGGTGCTTTAGGCGGGCTGGGAGGCATGGCAAGTACATGGAAACTTAATGATAGCAAACTTTGTGACAAACTGCTTGTGGTTCTTGACTCCTCACTCTAGGGTGGAAGTGAGAGCTGGTTCACAGATAGCAACAATGCCATTGCATCACTTGCTTTTCATCCTACGGCTCAGCTCTTGCTGATTGCCACTGCCAATGAGATACATTTCTGGGACTGGAGTCGTCGGGAGCCTTTTGCAGTGGTGAAAACAGCCAGTGAAATGGAGCGGGTCAGGTGAGCTCCTGCTTCTGGGTGAAAAGAACTTATGAAAAATGGTCAGATTTAGAAAGTGTTTGTGAGGTTCCTCTGGGATGCTGCACCCTGTGCACTCAGGCAGTAAAGTGTTGCTTGCAGCTCCTTGATTCAGCTGGTAGAAAACCAGTTCTatgggcagaaagaaaagcaactgAAAGTCATAGATCAGCTTGGTTGCTCATATTTGTAATATGGCATGTGTCCATTAAATGTCCAGAATCTACTTCATGTTGAATTGTAAGCTTAGTAATTAAACTTGTCAGCCATAAGGATGAGAAAACCCAGGAACTGCTGAAACAAAATGCTGAGCTATTACTATAGCACACTTGTAGAGGAAACTGGATTGCTGGAAACCTAATGGCTGCTTTTGAGCAATTTAAAATAAGACAAAGATGTGGCATCAAGGCACATTAATCTCTCCCCTTGTACCAATTCCATTTTGTAATCTAAACACTTgtattcctttaaaatttctGGCTATTTCAATCGATATAGCAGTACTTACATCCAGCTTTTAACTTTGGTGTAGTGCTGCTGTGGACTATAAAATAACTGCAGTCTTCAGCTAAATAcgtacatttttttcttcttaatgcATAAACTATTTGATGTCCTTCATAAAAATATGGTGATAATGTAGTAATATTCTCACTGCAAACATGTCATGTGGGGTTTTCTTCCCTGCTGTGTTCAGCTTCCTGTGTCAATGTGGAATGTGAACTGATGATTGATATTCTGGCACTGCTTTTGTTTTAGGCTGGTACGGTTTGATCCCTTGGGACACTACTTGCTCACAGCGATAGTTAATCCTTCTAACCAGCAGGTAAGGGGAATGTCAGGGCTTGTGTTGACTGGCTAGTTAAAAGGTGCTCTATGTACTTTAGCCCTAGTCTGTTTCTAAGCAGActtgtgtttttctgaaaaCCTGAAGTCTTTTTAAGCTGAGTTCTGTCTCACCTTGTTTGGTGATACAATAACAATGTAACATGTTCTTATGTGCATGGCTAATAAAATGCTTTccaaaatgtgtttgttttgccCTCTCTGTCTGACTAATGGTGGGAAGAGATGCCAGTGGTCCTGTTCTTTCAGTTCTTTCAGTTGTGATGTTCTTTTGGATTTGAAGCTATTTGAGGTATTAACAATTCTTCCCTCAGCTTTTGACCCTCAGACGCTGATACTTCTGTTTGCATGAGCAATGTATTGTGAAAGCTCATTGGGCTGTAGGAAGAGGTTGTCTAGATCCATAAAATGAACTGAGAAATCATCTCGACTAATTTCCTCCAAGTCGTCAAGGCCTTTAGGAAGGGATTTATCGCATCCTTTCATCTGTCTGGGCTGGTAGCTGACTTTCTGCCGTTTATTTGGAAGTATAGGATTTTGCCTTGAGGTGACTGAACTTTGCCTGTTTCCTTCTGCAGAGCGATGAGGAAGTGGAAATCTCCGTGGACAGCACAGAGATGCCGCATTATCGTCAGCGTGCTATCCTTCCGTCTCAGCCTGTGAGGCGCACACCCCTCCTCCACAACTTCCTGCATATGTTGTCCTCCCGCTCCTCTGGCATACAGGTGGGAGAGCAAAACAGTGTTCAAGACTCTGCTACCCCATCCCCTCCACCgcctccaccaccaccacctccgCCTCCAGCCAGTGAGAACACAAGGGCATCTGTCTATAACAGGCTCCGGGAGCGAGTCAGCTATCCCACAGCAGAGTGCTGCCAGCACCTGGGGATGTTGTGCCTTTGCAGCCGATGCTCTAGTGCAAGacttccttcttctctcttcccaCACCAGGAAAACGCACCCTCCACGTCTTCTGGGGCCACTGGCActtccttctcctctgtgcAGACAGAGCCTTATCAACCCCCAGAGCAGGCATCCGTAgcgcaggaggagcaggggataCTTAACAGGCCCTCTGCTTTCAGCACAgttcagagcagcactgctggcaacACCCTGCGCAACCTTAGCCTGGGCCCCACGCGGCGGTCCCTCAGCGGGTCCTTGGCAGGCCACCAGTCCCGGTACCAACAGTCTGCGAGAGAGATGGCTTCAGGCTTGGGTGGGTCTGACTGGTCCAGGACAGTGCTGAACATGAGCTCTCGGTCCGAGCTGGAAGCCATGCCTCCCCCTAGGACCAGTGCCTCCTCCGTGAGCTTGCTGTCCGTGCTCAGACAGCAGGAGGGAGGTTCCCAGGCTTCAGTCTATACCTCTGCAACAGAAGGGAGGGGCTTTCTGGCCACAGGGGCTGAGGTGAACAGTGGTAGTAGTGCTGGCCCGAGCAATCAGGCCAGCATTCGTAATGAGCTCCAGTGTGATTTGAGGCGATTCTTCCTGGAATATGACCGGCTTCAGGAGTTAGATCAGGGGATTGGTGGGGAGCCCAGCCAGTCGCAGCAGGCTCAAGAAATGCTCAACAACAACATTGAGCCTGATCGACCCGGTCCCTCCCATCAGCAGACTCCACAAAGCAGTGAAAACAATTCCAATTTGTCCCGGGGTCACCTGAACCGCTGTCGTGCTTGTCATAACCTGCTGACCTTTAACAATGACACGCTGCGCTGGGAAAGAAGCACGCCTAGCTACACACCAGGGCAGGTCCAAAGCACATTTGAGGGTGTGCCTCCAAATACCAGCCAggtgcagcctgcagagagaaccgagggcagagctcctgcctCTAGCAGACTGCAGCTGGGCAGCTCTTCCACCCCGCAGGAGGAGAGGACCGTGGGAGTGGTCTTTAACCAGGAGACGGGGCACTGGGAAAGAGTTTACAGCCAGTCGGCTTCAAGCAGACCTGGGAATGTATCACAGGAGGCCTTAAACCAGGAAATGCCTGAGGAAAGCTCAGAGGAGGATTCACTCAGGAGGTAAGATACATGCTTGCCCTTCCTCCTCTATTTTTTCTTAAACCTTTCCCATCTAGTCTGAgttttttcaacattttcagaGTTAAAAACCTTTTCTCATATGGCTGTGTGCTATTCATGTAGACGAAAGTAGAGATGTTGGTGTTGATATGTTTATAGCTGCCATTGTCATGCTGCAGATGGGTTCTGAAGATTGTAAGGGCAGAGACTCTGGTAGTACAGACATGCAAAAGGATAGGCTCTTTAGCAGATCTCTGGAGTGAACTGTGCTCCTGGTGTTTCCGAGACCCTGCAGAAGCATGGAAACTCAGGATATGTTAATGCTGTCCTTTGTGCTCCCTATCACACACCCTGTCATCACGTGCTATGCATGGAGAATCTGCCCAGGGTTGGCATGGAAAACTGAGCATGAGTAAGATGTTAAGGTAAAAGGGTTAACAATAATTTCCTTAGAGTTGCCCAGTGGGGGGAAAAAGTCAAAGCCCTGTGTCAGTGGTTTGGGTATATGCAGTTGGTTTGCTGCTTATAAGAGAGGTTAGTTTTGAAAGTGGCTCCTGTTGACCTGAGCTGGTTGGAGACATGCTGATCACTGAAAATTTTAGGCTTTGCTGTCTTCTTTTTTAAGAAGGTGATTCTTTTTTTTGaaggatatttttcttctgcttcagaTATGATACAAGAAACTGGATAAGCTGAATTGAACTTGTGTCAGGAAAGACCTATCCTTTGTGTCAGAGTGTCTTCACTGGCTTGTGTGGATGATACAGCTACATCGGTACTTTGATTGGGCTTTCCACACTGGGTTTCAGTTTCACATCTTCTCTGTCAAGTGGTTTGTGCTCTCACCAGAGGAAAGGTTCagtctttctgtttctctgaaacAGATGCTTTGAGtgtagaaaagcaaaatttccaGGTTGGATGCAGATGTAACTAACTAAGAAGGCTTTGTACACAGGAGTGCTTGAGGAAAGGGAATTCTTTCCTCTGTCCTGCAGATAAGCTGATTATACTGAGGCTGGAACAGTGACTGCCTTTCTTGTTGTTGTAGTTGCATAGCAAATAAGTGGTGGTGGTCATAAAATTATTAATCGGTTTCTAAATCCTTGCCCcagtttttgcctttttttttaataacctcCCATAATGAGAATCTCAAGCTGATTACATGGGAActactttttgggcctgaactTACCTACTGTTAATTTAAGTCAGGTATCCTCTTGTCTCCTATTAAAGGGCATAAGAGTAAGAAGGAGCTGACAAATTTAGCTTTAAAATGGCACTTGAGTAAGTCTTGCATTACCTTTCTTTTGAAATAGTGGTACATACTTATGTCATCTCCACTGTGTCTTGTTTTCTGGGATGAGTCACTGTAGTGTCAGAAATAACAGGGCAAATAACCTTCTTATTGATTGGGCACTTGGCACGTTCTTGGACAATGAGATGTAGTGGGATATGTAGATACGATCTTTTCTGTGGTaactataattttaaaatgtcctgAGGCATATAATTGATCCACCCCTGGATCAGCCTGCAGGAGTCTAAGGAGAGTCCTATGACTAAATCTCTGGGTCACTTTGTCTGTCATCCATGGTGATTGCTGCTGTCTGCTCCAGTGGCTGTAGCATTTATGAAGGGTTACTTGCCAACCTGATTAGCTGAGCCAACAGGTGCTTTTTGCTGAGGCTTCTGATTTGGAGTGGGTAGTTTGATGCATGAGCTTAATTCCAGAGGAATTCCTGTAAGATGGAACCTTTAGTGAAACCTTTCTGGCAGAGGTTTTTGAAAATCTCCTAGGTACTCTTTTGTTTTCCCAATCCTCTGCTTCTGTTATCAGGCTTTTCTAAAGaacaggcactgcaggggtttCAGCTTCCCTTCTAACTGAAGTTAAGGTTATGTGTACAGTTCTGAAGCAAGAAGCTGGAAGCAGTGGGCAGTCTGGTATTAAATGCTTGTGGCAATTTCCTTGAAGTAaaactttatttcctttcttgttaAACACATCAGGTGGGCTTGGGGCTTTATGAAATCTTTTCCCTTAAAAGGAACCCTGCATGCAGGATAGCTCTATCCTGCAGGTGTAATTTTCTGCCATTCTCAAATTAgttgtttatatttttctttatagaaCATGGGAGATGAGATTAGCTCAGTTGggttagagcatggtgctaatagCACCAAGGTTGTGGGTTCAATTCCCATACAGGCTGTTACTTAAGAGTTTGGCGTGATCATCCTTGTggttcccttccaactcagaatatccTGTGAATCTATTAACAACTCAGTAAGCACCCACTTGCCTAAATTTTGCACAGAGTGAGCATCTCGTGCCAAGCCTTCATGTCTCCCAGACCTAGGGCATGCTTTCACAGTGGGAAGTCCTGGAACCAGTTCTGCACAGCAGAGTCCAAAATGTCTTTTAACCTTTGGAGCTGCAGAAGCGTGCAAAGAGGGGGT is part of the Molothrus aeneus isolate 106 chromosome 6, BPBGC_Maene_1.0, whole genome shotgun sequence genome and harbors:
- the AMBRA1 gene encoding activating molecule in BECN1-regulated autophagy protein 1 isoform X1 → MKVVPEKNAVRILWGRERGTQALGAQRLLQELVEDKTRWMKWEGKKVELPDSPRSTFLLAFSPDRTLMASTHVNHNIYITEVKTGKCVHSLVGHRRTPWCVTFHPTIPGLIASGCLDGEVRIWDLHGGSESWFTDSNNAIASLAFHPTAQLLLIATANEIHFWDWSRREPFAVVKTASEMERVRLVRFDPLGHYLLTAIVNPSNQQSDEEVEISVDSTEMPHYRQRAILPSQPVRRTPLLHNFLHMLSSRSSGIQVGEQNSVQDSATPSPPPPPPPPPPPPASENTRASVYNRLRERVSYPTAECCQHLGMLCLCSRCSSARLPSSLFPHQENAPSTSSGATGTSFSSVQTEPYQPPEQASVAQEEQGILNRPSAFSTVQSSTAGNTLRNLSLGPTRRSLSGSLAGHQSRYQQSAREMASGLGGSDWSRTVLNMSSRSELEAMPPPRTSASSVSLLSVLRQQEGGSQASVYTSATEGRGFLATGAEVNSGSSAGPSNQASIRNELQCDLRRFFLEYDRLQELDQGIGGEPSQSQQAQEMLNNNIEPDRPGPSHQQTPQSSENNSNLSRGHLNRCRACHNLLTFNNDTLRWERSTPSYTPGQVQSTFEGVPPNTSQVQPAERTEGRAPASSRLQLGSSSTPQEERTVGVVFNQETGHWERVYSQSASSRPGNVSQEALNQEMPEESSEEDSLRRRLLESSLISLSRYDGAGSREHPIYPDPARLSPAAYYAQRMIQYLSRRDSIRQRSMRYQQNRLRSSSSSASTSENSSPSVEGNDLEFEDFEDNGDRSRHRAPRNARMSAPSLGRFVPRRFLLPEYLPYAGIFHERGQPGLATHSSVNRVLAGAVIGDGQSAVASNIANTTYRLQWWDFTKFDLPEISNASVNVLVQNCKIYNDASCDISADGQLLAAFIPSSQRGFPDEGILAVYSLAPHNLGEMLYTKRFGPNAISVSLSPMGRYVMVGLASRRILLHPTTEHMVAQVFRLQQPHGGETSMRRVFNVLYPMPADQRRHVSINSARWLPEPGLGLAYGTNKGDLVICRPEALNSGVEYHWDQLNENVFTVHSSSRSTERPGTSRATWRTDRDMGLMNAIGLQPRNPPTSVTSQGTQTLAPQLQNAETQTEREVQEQESASAGTGEGEGPEYGASGEDALSRIQRLMAEGGMTAVVQREQSTTMASMGGFGNNIIVSHRIHRSSQTGTEPTGAEGTSAQQSTSQQLGTELEGRILSESVQLPERGLSPRTAPSGSEGQSAGDLDLPEQAQSSMDTEGPIEYSDLTNNNHLPDSTNFYSNDSTSGESRNR